The genomic window GTTCCGACGCACACTCGGCGCGATGCTGGCTCACGCGGACGGGGTGACGCGTATCGACGAAAATGCGCTGACGCTATGGATGTATTCCCACTTACGACTCATCGCCGTTCCCTACGACGACAGGGATCGGCTGGGCCGACTCGAACGCAATGTATTGACACACCTTGACCCACCACTGAATTTGCAGGGTATGGCTACGACACCCGTCCGTGCGCGGCTCAAGGAGCTGCGACGCGCGATCACGAACTAAACCAGGACGGCGGAAAGCTGACGTCGAGCCTTTCAGTTCGTTTATAGCCCGACCACGTCGGCACACCCGAAGGCTGACCGCGGTAGATCCCGCGAGCCGCGGCGGCGACGCGTTCATGCTGCGTCGGCCACTGCAAGGTGTCGGCTAGCTGCTCCAAGATACTTCGATCACGTTGCAGCACTTGATCAACGATGCCCACCGCAGGCAACGCGCCACTCTTGTCGCTATTGCATCGCGCACACGCTAGGACAAGATTGGAAAGCCCGTCGATACCCACCAGCGACCACGGCAGCACATGGTCAATCGGATTATTCGCCGGCAGATGAGTGCGGCAGTAGAAGCAATGCGGCCCGAACGCCTCTTTGAACGGCTCCCGTATTGGCGTCAGAGCCGTCCGCTCCCGACCGAACAGATGGCCGGCCACATCTGGGACCTCGGCATCGAGAAATTTGTTCATTCGACGCACGTCTTCGACCCACATGGTCTCCAGCGCGGGCTTGAGTAGACCTGCAAGTCGAGCGAGCCCGTACCCAACACCGGGTTTAAGTGCGATCGCGTCGCCGTGAGCGCGCAGCGTCGACCGCGACACTTGGTCGTGCAAAAACGAATCGTCGTAGAGGAACGGGTCGCTCGCCGATGAACCGGGTAGCTTCTGAAGCCGGTGCAAGGGCTGCTGCGCCAGGCATACCGTGATTTCGTTGATAGCCCGCTCATACGCCGCTGGAGCGCGCATCGCCGCAACATCGACCGACCAGGTG from Mycobacterium kubicae includes these protein-coding regions:
- a CDS encoding HNH endonuclease; the encoded protein is MPDEVVDPLLLGQRVVAILETGLRTATYKLATLMALVEHCIENLPDHPGDTLVVRLPELARRVLDIYWQQVRPFDGHELRQSTQPRARMLIATNDLRTAAGRFTWSVDVAAMRAPAAYERAINEITVCLAQQPLHRLQKLPGSSASDPFLYDDSFLHDQVSRSTLRAHGDAIALKPGVGYGLARLAGLLKPALETMWVEDVRRMNKFLDAEVPDVAGHLFGRERTALTPIREPFKEAFGPHCFYCRTHLPANNPIDHVLPWSLVGIDGLSNLVLACARCNSDKSGALPAVGIVDQVLQRDRSILEQLADTLQWPTQHERVAAAARGIYRGQPSGVPTWSGYKRTERLDVSFPPSWFSS
- a CDS encoding GIY-YIG nuclease family protein, translating into MRSNNTLWLRIMTMHLGGNHEFSTFRRTLGAMLAHADGVTRIDENALTLWMYSHLRLIAVPYDDRDRLGRLERNVLTHLDPPLNLQGMATTPVRARLKELRRAITN